Proteins co-encoded in one Marinobacter gudaonensis genomic window:
- a CDS encoding TIGR02449 family protein, translated as MEQSEVQALADKLDRLIERCQKLERDNATLRELQDDWNRERAQLMQKNDHAKHKIEAMISRLRALEHH; from the coding sequence ATGGAACAGTCCGAAGTACAGGCATTAGCGGACAAGCTGGACAGGCTGATTGAACGCTGTCAGAAACTCGAGCGGGACAACGCAACTTTGCGGGAACTGCAGGACGACTGGAACCGGGAACGGGCCCAGCTGATGCAGAAGAACGATCACGCGAAGCACAAGATCGAAGCCATGATCAGCCGCCTTCGGGCCCTGGAGCATCACTGA
- a CDS encoding ABC transporter permease: MKARLALSLAMASLWHRRKVLALVCLTLTLSVSLLLGIQYLRTEVRQSFTSTISGTDLIVGARSGQLNLLLYTVFHIGDATNNIRWSTYQKLREDNRLDWLIPISLGDSYRGYRVVATDENFPAHFRYGRDLPLELAQGQWFEGVFDVVLGAGVARTLGHQVGEDIVLSHGGGRTSFSNHQDTPFTVTGILAPTGTPVDQAVYIGLDGMEAMHVGWESGVAIPGRTLSREQAQGRDFTPDAITAAFVGIERPILTFRIQREINQFTGEPLSAILPGVALSELWRLMGQFETALLGITGFVVATSLIGLAAVLLTLQAQRAHEIAVLRATGASPGLIASLYLLECLGLALAACVLALLIGTLAIALASPWLLNEYGLQLSLRPLTLSEWSLLASVPIAALVVALIPAVNTWRQSRRQGFGGASDQ; encoded by the coding sequence ATGAAAGCACGCCTCGCCCTGTCCTTGGCCATGGCCAGCCTCTGGCACCGCCGGAAGGTCCTTGCCCTGGTGTGCCTGACTCTGACCCTGAGCGTGTCACTACTGCTGGGCATCCAGTATCTGCGCACCGAGGTCCGGCAGTCCTTCACCAGCACCATCAGCGGCACCGACCTGATTGTCGGAGCCCGAAGCGGCCAGTTGAACCTGCTGCTGTACACGGTGTTTCATATCGGCGATGCCACCAACAACATACGCTGGTCGACCTACCAGAAACTCAGGGAAGACAACCGCCTGGACTGGCTGATCCCGATCTCCCTGGGCGACAGCTACCGGGGCTACCGGGTGGTGGCAACGGACGAGAACTTCCCGGCCCACTTCCGCTACGGACGCGACCTGCCCCTGGAACTGGCCCAGGGCCAATGGTTCGAAGGTGTGTTCGACGTGGTGCTCGGTGCAGGCGTTGCGCGAACCCTGGGGCACCAGGTGGGAGAGGACATTGTCCTGTCCCACGGAGGCGGCCGAACCAGTTTTTCCAATCACCAGGACACCCCGTTCACCGTAACCGGTATTCTGGCCCCCACCGGCACCCCCGTGGACCAGGCCGTCTACATAGGTCTGGATGGAATGGAAGCCATGCACGTGGGCTGGGAATCCGGTGTTGCCATACCAGGGCGGACTCTCAGCCGTGAGCAGGCCCAGGGGCGCGACTTCACCCCCGATGCGATCACCGCCGCCTTCGTGGGCATTGAACGGCCGATTCTGACTTTCCGCATCCAGCGGGAAATCAATCAGTTTACCGGCGAGCCGCTCTCGGCCATTCTGCCCGGCGTTGCCCTGAGCGAGCTCTGGCGGCTGATGGGCCAGTTCGAGACGGCACTGCTGGGCATCACCGGATTTGTGGTGGCAACCAGCCTGATCGGGCTGGCGGCGGTGCTGCTGACACTGCAGGCACAACGGGCCCACGAAATTGCCGTGCTACGCGCTACCGGCGCCTCGCCCGGGCTGATTGCCTCGCTGTACCTGCTGGAGTGCCTTGGTCTTGCCCTGGCCGCCTGCGTCCTGGCCCTGTTGATCGGCACCCTGGCCATAGCCCTGGCCAGTCCCTGGCTGCTGAATGAATACGGCCTGCAGCTCAGCCTGCGCCCGTTGACCCTGAGCGAGTGGTCGCTTCTGGCCTCGGTGCCGATAGCGGCACTGGTCGTTGCTCTGATCCCGGCCGTCAACACCTGGCGCCAGAGCCGTCGCCAGGGCTTTGGCGGGGCCTCGGATCAGTGA
- a CDS encoding ZrgA family zinc uptake protein, producing MNPAQLTGCLLALTVAVTASTSAASDDNPGAHEHGNAELQLAVEGNRIDLLFTSPAYNLLGFEHRARTGEQKTAVQETTRWLGATPLVDTTDPSCKVMEADVQHQSGADGHDHHEHRSGHSGSEHPESTHTDFEVAQTLSCAGLGDGTTLSTPLTGRFPEIEHLSVEWVWSGGQGSERLEQGVDRFSLDVN from the coding sequence ATGAATCCAGCCCAACTGACCGGCTGTCTATTGGCGCTAACGGTCGCAGTGACCGCCAGCACCAGCGCCGCCAGCGACGACAACCCCGGCGCCCATGAACACGGCAACGCCGAACTCCAGCTGGCCGTGGAAGGCAACCGTATCGACCTGCTGTTCACCTCACCGGCCTATAACCTGCTCGGCTTTGAGCACAGGGCCCGTACCGGCGAACAGAAGACTGCCGTACAGGAAACCACCCGCTGGCTGGGTGCGACGCCCCTGGTCGACACCACAGACCCCAGCTGCAAGGTCATGGAAGCCGATGTGCAACATCAGTCCGGTGCTGACGGACACGATCACCACGAGCACAGATCCGGGCACTCCGGGTCAGAGCATCCGGAATCAACCCACACCGATTTCGAAGTCGCCCAAACACTCAGCTGCGCCGGCCTCGGCGACGGCACTACCCTGTCGACGCCGCTGACCGGGCGTTTTCCCGAGATCGAGCACCTGAGTGTCGAGTGGGTCTGGTCCGGTGGTCAGGGTTCCGAGCGCCTGGAACAGGGCGTGGACCGGTTCAGCCTGGACGTTAACTAA
- a CDS encoding ABC transporter ATP-binding protein, whose translation MNTKTDTTGPGFQNEQTAIEVRGLSFSWSMEQAPLTFPDIHLSQGEHLFIHGPSGCGKSTLLSLLAGMLRPAGGTIDIHGTDIHRLGAGARDQFRADHMGVIFQQFNLVPYLTTLGNVTLPCGLSAIRRQRCEPDPQNEAERLLTALSIPVDHWHRKITRLSIGQQQRIAAARALIGTPRVILADEPTSALDADNRDRFLELLLTLARQHRTSVLFVSHDQSLAAHFDNRLALGSEQP comes from the coding sequence ATGAACACCAAGACAGACACAACCGGCCCCGGTTTCCAAAACGAGCAAACGGCCATCGAAGTCCGCGGTCTCTCCTTCTCGTGGTCAATGGAACAGGCACCGCTGACTTTCCCCGACATCCACCTGAGCCAGGGAGAGCATCTGTTTATCCATGGCCCCAGCGGTTGCGGCAAAAGCACCCTGCTGAGCCTTCTTGCCGGCATGCTGCGCCCGGCCGGCGGCACCATTGACATCCATGGCACCGACATCCACCGCCTGGGCGCGGGCGCCCGGGACCAGTTCCGGGCCGACCACATGGGTGTCATCTTCCAACAGTTCAATCTTGTTCCCTACCTGACCACCCTCGGAAACGTAACCCTGCCCTGCGGCCTCTCGGCGATTCGCAGACAACGCTGCGAACCGGATCCGCAAAACGAAGCAGAGCGTCTGCTCACCGCGCTATCGATCCCGGTGGATCACTGGCATCGCAAGATTACCCGCCTGAGCATCGGTCAACAGCAGCGCATTGCCGCCGCACGGGCATTGATCGGCACCCCCCGGGTGATTCTCGCGGACGAGCCCACCTCGGCCCTTGATGCCGATAACCGTGACCGGTTCCTGGAACTGCTTCTGACCCTCGCCCGGCAGCACCGCACATCGGTGCTGTTTGTCAGCCACGATCAGTCCCTCGCCGCCCACTTCGACAACCGCCTGGCGCTCGGGAGCGAACAGCCATGA
- a CDS encoding 5-formyltetrahydrofolate cyclo-ligase, with the protein MSQFIEPQPFQSHPDTISRGALRKRLRHQRRSLSFEQQQQAAENLALNLLKNPDLHRARHVAIYLPNDGEIDPHVYLDIARRKGVRFYLPVLHPIHEGRLVFSPYYDGVELTANRFGIPEPAFSKGLRRPVWALDAVLFPLVGFDEHGGRLGMGGGFYDRTFAFSRLRPRLAPKLIGLAHDFQKVDKLPIEPWDVPLHSVVTDKQRYRFRGGLAT; encoded by the coding sequence TTGAGCCAGTTTATCGAGCCCCAACCGTTTCAATCCCATCCAGATACCATTTCGCGCGGCGCCCTGCGCAAGCGTCTGCGCCATCAGCGACGTTCACTCAGCTTCGAACAGCAGCAGCAGGCTGCCGAGAACCTCGCCCTGAACCTGCTGAAGAATCCGGACCTGCACCGCGCGCGGCATGTGGCCATCTACCTCCCCAACGACGGCGAGATTGATCCCCACGTTTACCTGGACATCGCACGGCGCAAGGGTGTCCGTTTCTATCTGCCGGTATTGCACCCGATCCATGAGGGTCGACTGGTGTTCAGCCCCTATTACGATGGCGTGGAGCTGACCGCCAACCGCTTCGGCATTCCTGAGCCTGCCTTCAGCAAAGGTCTTCGGCGGCCGGTCTGGGCACTGGATGCGGTTCTGTTTCCATTGGTGGGTTTTGACGAACACGGAGGCAGACTGGGCATGGGCGGCGGCTTCTACGACCGTACCTTTGCTTTCAGCCGGTTACGGCCAAGACTGGCGCCCAAGCTGATCGGCCTGGCCCATGATTTTCAGAAAGTGGACAAGCTGCCCATCGAGCCCTGGGATGTGCCGTTACACAGCGTGGTCACCGATAAACAGCGTTACCGGTTCAGAGGTGGGCTCGCTACCTGA
- a CDS encoding UPF0149 family protein, whose translation MSETDATGAARAAEFERWANVFTTHKAFSHPSELHGALCGRLAAGSRINEPEWLAMVCEHMGLPEQAAEESTDLAPFMNRAYEQTLELLKSADMSFHPLLPDDDYAIEQRLEALVSWVRGFLEGMALSAGESLGQAPDEIRELIEDMVAISQLSEDEEADEESEQQLLEITEYIRLGALAVFTEFNAPEPPKSDSPTLH comes from the coding sequence ATGTCAGAAACCGACGCCACCGGCGCTGCCCGCGCCGCTGAATTCGAGCGCTGGGCCAACGTCTTTACCACCCACAAGGCATTCAGCCACCCCTCTGAGCTGCACGGTGCCCTGTGTGGCCGTCTGGCCGCCGGATCCCGGATCAACGAGCCGGAATGGTTGGCCATGGTATGCGAGCACATGGGGTTGCCCGAGCAGGCGGCAGAAGAATCGACTGACCTGGCGCCTTTCATGAACAGGGCCTACGAGCAAACCCTGGAACTCTTGAAATCCGCCGACATGAGTTTCCATCCTTTGCTACCGGATGATGACTATGCCATCGAGCAAAGGCTGGAAGCGCTGGTATCCTGGGTGCGCGGTTTTCTGGAAGGGATGGCGTTGTCTGCCGGTGAGTCCCTGGGCCAGGCGCCCGATGAGATCCGCGAGCTGATCGAGGATATGGTGGCCATCAGCCAGCTGTCCGAAGATGAGGAAGCCGACGAGGAAAGCGAGCAGCAGCTTCTGGAAATCACCGAATATATCCGGCTCGGTGCGCTGGCCGTGTTCACCGAATTCAATGCGCCAGAACCACCGAAGTCCGATTCGCCGACCCTGCATTAA
- a CDS encoding DUF3299 domain-containing protein, which yields MMFFPARSRFALSCLTMLALLLSLPTTGRTETREIDWLELMPAEDLALLENMPEIDHEGDGAPLLPDEIMTGRVVPEMGNVEGRIPGFVVPLKTTEDMRILEFFLVPYYGACIHVPPPPPNQIIHVKYREGFTLEALYDPVWIEGKLVIERTENDIGTSSYSMVATEVEPYTE from the coding sequence ATGATGTTTTTCCCGGCACGTTCGCGTTTCGCGCTGTCCTGTCTCACGATGCTTGCACTGTTGTTGTCGCTGCCCACAACCGGCCGCACTGAAACCCGGGAGATCGACTGGCTTGAACTGATGCCGGCGGAGGATCTCGCACTGCTGGAGAATATGCCAGAGATTGACCACGAGGGCGATGGCGCGCCCCTGTTGCCCGATGAAATCATGACCGGGCGCGTGGTGCCGGAGATGGGCAATGTTGAGGGTCGGATCCCGGGCTTTGTGGTGCCCCTGAAAACCACCGAAGACATGCGCATCCTGGAATTCTTCCTGGTGCCTTACTACGGTGCCTGCATTCACGTACCGCCACCCCCTCCTAACCAGATTATCCACGTGAAGTACCGCGAGGGCTTTACCCTTGAGGCGCTGTACGACCCTGTGTGGATCGAGGGCAAGCTGGTGATCGAACGCACAGAGAACGATATTGGCACCTCGTCCTACTCGATGGTGGCAACCGAGGTTGAGCCCTACACCGAGTGA
- a CDS encoding cell division protein ZapA produces the protein MAQQSTTVEVKILDKEYLVACPEEEQEALLRAARHLDSKMREIRSGGKVFGTERIAVMAALNITHELLERDTMSDATSSLLRAMDSKLSGALGDGSGR, from the coding sequence ATGGCACAGCAATCCACTACCGTTGAGGTGAAAATCCTCGACAAGGAATACCTGGTCGCCTGCCCCGAGGAAGAACAGGAAGCGCTGCTTCGGGCGGCCCGCCACCTCGACAGCAAGATGCGGGAGATCCGCTCCGGCGGCAAGGTATTCGGTACCGAGCGCATTGCGGTCATGGCCGCCCTGAACATCACCCACGAACTGCTGGAGCGGGACACCATGTCCGACGCCACCAGCAGCCTGCTGCGGGCGATGGACAGCAAACTGAGCGGCGCCCTCGGCGACGGATCCGGCCGGTAA